The Ochrobactrum sp. BTU1 region TACCGCTGGCCTTATCGGCCCGATTCTTATCTGCGGCGCATTAATGATCCCGAGCTATCAGACACCTTCAGCCGTTCAATGGGGCTATCTCGCGGGATATGGACTGCTTGCAGCCCTTGCAAATATTCTCCTGATGCTGGCAGCACAGCGTGCACCGGCAAGCGCTATCGCCTCCCCGCAATACAGCCAGATGATCTGGGCAATTCTATTCGGCTATTTCATTTTCCATGACCATATCGATCTGCCGATGCTCATCGGCATTATCCTGATCACAATTTCCGGCCTGTTTACTTTCGTTCGCGAACGCCAGCGCGGTGTGGAAGGTCCGGCGGCAGTAGCGACTTCTGATCCATCACCCGCCTTGGCGGAAGAGAAATAGCCCAATCCTCTCAAAGGATTGATTATTATACGGCGATATCAAACCCGAAACTGGTTTTCAGTTTCGGGTGACGTGCTATAACGGCTCACGTTCATGTCCCGCCCACGCTTCTACCTGAAATTCCAACAGTCAATCAAAAGCGTCCTGCGCGGGATTTGGCACGACAACGAGATTGAAGAAGGATGAAGACGATGGCCGAGAAGCTGGCAATGTGGACCTATTACAAAGGCGAATGGCATGAAGGCGATGTTCGTATTCTTGGCGCTGCCTCCCACGCAACCTGGCTTGGTTCGCTCGTTTTCGACGGCGCTCGCCTTTTTGAAGGTGTAACACCTGATCTTGATCGCCACTCCGCGCGCGCAAATGATTCAGCGCGTGCGCTCGGTCTGGCACCAACGCTTGAGAGCAACGATATTGAAGCTTTGGCTCGCGAAGGCCTCAAAAAGTTCGAGCCCGGCACTGACGTATATATTCGTCCAATGTACTGGGCCGAAGAAGGCGATACCAGCACGGTTGCAGCCGCACCTGAATCGACAGATTTTGCGCTGTGTCTCGAAGCAATCCCTATGGTCGAGCCAAAAGGCTTTACCATCACGACAACATCTTTCCGTCGCCCTTATCTTGAAGTGATGCCCGTCAATGCCAAGGCCGCATGCCTTTATCCAAATAACGGCCGTATGCTACGCGAAGCAAAAGCTAAAGGCTTTCACAATGCCCTGGTTACAGACGTTCTCGGCAATGTTGCCGAAACTGCTACATCCAACGTCTTCATGGTGCGCGGTGGAGAAGTGTTCACGCCAGTTCCGAATGGTACCTTCCTCAATGGCATTACGCGTCAGCGCGTAATCGGACTGCTCCGCCATGCAGGCGTCAGCGTTCATGAAACCACGCTCTCGGTGCAGGATTTCCGCGAAGCAGACGAAATCTTCTCTACTGGCAATTTGAGCAAGGTTGTACCGATCATCGGTTTTGATGAACGTAAACTCGAGTATGGCGCTATAGCCAAGCGCGCGCGTTCGCTCTACTGGGAATGGGCGCATAGCTGATAAATACAGCTTTAACCATCGTTTGATTCCAATAACGGTTACTGCCTGAATGCTTGAGCATACCCCTTTGTTTATGACAGTAGCCGTTGTTGCAGCCTTTCTGGTGGGCTTATCAAAAGGTGGCTTACCATCTGTCGGCACACTTTCAGTACCACTGATGGCGTTGGTGATCTCACCTGTAACGGCAGCAGCGCTTCTGCTGCCGATCTATGTCGTAAGCGACATGTTCGGTCTCTATCTCTACCGTCATCATTTTTCGAAGCGTAATCTGGCGATCCTGACGCCAGCCGCGATTGTTGGCATCGGCCTTGGCTGGTTCTTCAGTTCGCACCTTTCAAGCACGTTCATTGGAATGCTGGTGGGGCTTGTCGGTCTCTTCTTCTGCTTCAATGTCTGGTTTGGCGCAAAGTACCGCCGTCAGGCGCGCAAAGCCGATATTCCCCGTGGCACCTTCTGGGGAATCATAACCGGTCTTACCAGCTTCGTTTCGCATTCCGGCGCACCACCATTTCAAATGTATGTCCTGCCGCAACATCTCGAAAAGCTGGTCTTCGCAGGCACTTCGACCATTCTTTTTGCAATCGTCAATGCGGTTAAGCTCATCCCTTACTGGCAGTTGCAGCAGTTTTCCAATCTCGACTGGTCACTCGGTCTCTGGCTTTTGCCTGCCGCTATTATCGGTACGTTCGTTGGCGCAAAGCTCACACGCATCATGCCAGATGGCCCGTTTTTTCTTTTGGTGCAGCTCACGCTTTTCGGTCTTTCAATCAAGCTGATCGCCGACTGGGTTCTGCCATTCCTCTCGGCCTGACGGGCACTTGCCAGCCGCATTTGCATAAGCCACTCTGCCCGTGAGGGAGGATGCGGGTATGAAAAATGCGGATGCGATCATAATTGGTGCGGGCCTTGCCGGGCTTGTGGCAGCACATGAACTGACAAGTGCTGGCAGAAAGGTCATTCTACTTGATCAGGAAGGCGAAAATTCGATCGGCGGACAGGCCTTCTGGTCGCTCGGCGGCCTATTCATGGTGGATAGCCCCGAACAACGACGTCTTGGCATAAAAGATAATCTCGACCTCGCCCGCCAGGATTGGCTCGGATCTGCACAATTTGATCGCCCGGAGGATCATTGGCCGAAACAATGGGCAGAAGCCTATCTGCAATTTGCAGCGGGCGAGATGCGTTCCTGGCTGCACAGTCTAGGTATGCGATGGTTTCCAGTCGTTGGCTGGGCAGAGCGCGGTGGTGGACAGGCCCATGGCCATGGCAATTCGGTTCCACGTTTTCATGTAACGTGGGGAACAGGGCCAGGCGTGTTGGCTCCTTTTGAGCGCCTTATGCGAGAAGCAATCTCTAGCGGCCTGCTGACACTCAAATGCCGCCATCGCGTCAATGAGATTGTAACAACCAATGGGCGAACAAGC contains the following coding sequences:
- a CDS encoding branched-chain amino acid aminotransferase, whose product is MAEKLAMWTYYKGEWHEGDVRILGAASHATWLGSLVFDGARLFEGVTPDLDRHSARANDSARALGLAPTLESNDIEALAREGLKKFEPGTDVYIRPMYWAEEGDTSTVAAAPESTDFALCLEAIPMVEPKGFTITTTSFRRPYLEVMPVNAKAACLYPNNGRMLREAKAKGFHNALVTDVLGNVAETATSNVFMVRGGEVFTPVPNGTFLNGITRQRVIGLLRHAGVSVHETTLSVQDFREADEIFSTGNLSKVVPIIGFDERKLEYGAIAKRARSLYWEWAHS
- a CDS encoding sulfite exporter TauE/SafE family protein produces the protein MLEHTPLFMTVAVVAAFLVGLSKGGLPSVGTLSVPLMALVISPVTAAALLLPIYVVSDMFGLYLYRHHFSKRNLAILTPAAIVGIGLGWFFSSHLSSTFIGMLVGLVGLFFCFNVWFGAKYRRQARKADIPRGTFWGIITGLTSFVSHSGAPPFQMYVLPQHLEKLVFAGTSTILFAIVNAVKLIPYWQLQQFSNLDWSLGLWLLPAAIIGTFVGAKLTRIMPDGPFFLLVQLTLFGLSIKLIADWVLPFLSA